From Gimesia panareensis, the proteins below share one genomic window:
- a CDS encoding alpha/beta fold hydrolase, which translates to MLTETWVAQPDLKLNYVIGPETAAPLILLHGVTRRWQSFLPLMGPLGVHRQLIVPDMRGHGLSSRPESGYLVRDYAADITAFVKDRDQPVALYGHSLGALVAAAVAAEIPEQVTAVILEDPPFNTMNENIAATTFHSFFKAMRTFAGDQRSIHEIARDLAEVRLYNPDNGAEYRLGDLRDGVSLRFTAGCLQQLDPAVLLPIVEGRWLEGHDTESVFRQLSCPALLIQADATAGGMLPDDDAAQLETWSDSLTRIKVPGTGHLVHWAATQQVVNQVLGFLATT; encoded by the coding sequence GTGCTCACAGAAACCTGGGTGGCTCAACCCGATCTGAAACTGAATTATGTAATCGGTCCGGAGACGGCGGCTCCGCTCATACTGCTGCATGGCGTGACACGCCGCTGGCAATCCTTCCTCCCCCTCATGGGCCCGCTGGGCGTGCATCGGCAACTGATCGTCCCCGATATGCGCGGCCATGGCCTGTCATCCCGACCGGAAAGCGGCTACCTCGTTCGGGATTATGCCGCTGATATCACTGCCTTCGTCAAAGATCGCGACCAGCCGGTCGCCCTGTATGGCCACTCCTTAGGCGCGCTCGTGGCTGCCGCTGTGGCTGCGGAAATTCCGGAACAGGTGACAGCGGTAATCCTGGAAGATCCCCCCTTCAATACGATGAATGAAAACATCGCCGCCACGACCTTCCACAGCTTTTTCAAAGCCATGCGAACCTTTGCAGGCGACCAGCGCTCGATTCACGAAATAGCCAGAGACCTGGCAGAGGTCCGCCTTTACAATCCGGACAACGGTGCAGAATACAGACTGGGCGACCTGCGCGACGGAGTTTCACTGCGGTTTACCGCAGGCTGTCTGCAGCAACTTGATCCCGCGGTCCTGTTACCCATCGTGGAAGGACGCTGGCTGGAAGGCCATGACACGGAGTCCGTGTTTCGTCAACTCTCCTGCCCGGCTCTGTTGATCCAGGCCGATGCCACAGCGGGAGGCATGCTGCCAGACGACGATGCGGCTCAGTTGGAAACATGGTCTGACAGTCTGACACGGATCAAAGTCCCCGGGACAGGGCACCTGGTTCACTGGGCCGCGACACAACAGGTCGTCAACCAGGTGCTGGGATTCCTGGCAACCACCTGA
- the ispF gene encoding 2-C-methyl-D-erythritol 2,4-cyclodiphosphate synthase, whose translation MTTQSFKEQTPDLRVGYGQDCHRLQAEYPLILGGVRIDFELGLVGHSDADVLLHAITDALLGAAGLGDIGEMFPNTDPQWKGADSRKLLQTAFAEVQQAGWQILNLDCTISAERPKLASYKPQIRKSVAETLQLDEQQVNIKAKTGERVGPVGRQEAMTADAVVLLRR comes from the coding sequence ATGACCACTCAATCTTTTAAGGAACAGACCCCCGACCTGCGTGTCGGCTATGGTCAGGACTGTCACCGGCTGCAGGCCGAATACCCGCTGATTCTGGGTGGGGTGCGGATTGATTTTGAACTGGGTCTGGTCGGACACAGCGATGCGGACGTGCTGCTGCATGCAATTACCGATGCCCTGCTGGGAGCCGCGGGACTGGGTGACATCGGCGAGATGTTTCCCAACACCGACCCGCAATGGAAAGGTGCCGATTCGCGGAAACTGCTGCAGACTGCCTTTGCAGAAGTTCAGCAGGCGGGCTGGCAAATCTTAAACCTGGATTGCACAATTTCGGCAGAACGTCCTAAACTAGCCAGCTACAAACCACAGATACGCAAGTCGGTTGCAGAGACCCTGCAGCTCGACGAACAACAGGTCAACATTAAAGCCAAAACGGGAGAACGGGTCGGGCCGGTCGGTCGACAGGAAGCGATGACCGCCGATGCTGTCGTTCTGCTGCGACGTTAA
- the ubiE gene encoding bifunctional demethylmenaquinone methyltransferase/2-methoxy-6-polyprenyl-1,4-benzoquinol methylase UbiE translates to MNVDKTGSRVQQMFGEIAPRYDFMNHFLSGGVDYYWRWRTVRKVTPAGEAPILDVCTGTGDLALSYLKKTRGKTRVVGADFTHEMLQLALTKNKSDALTFLEADTQQLPFSDDQFQIVSVAFGLRNVADTRQGLKEMIRVCQPGGQVAVLEFSIPTNPLFRACYQFYFKHILPRMGQLLARNQQSAYNYLPESVSEFPYGKALADLMDECGLEGTRWYPLTFGIATLYTGVKPAAAAS, encoded by the coding sequence ATGAATGTAGATAAAACCGGCTCCCGTGTGCAGCAGATGTTTGGTGAGATCGCGCCTCGATATGATTTTATGAATCATTTCCTCTCGGGCGGCGTCGATTATTACTGGCGCTGGCGGACCGTTCGTAAAGTCACCCCCGCCGGCGAGGCACCCATCCTCGATGTCTGTACCGGTACCGGCGATCTGGCACTCTCGTACCTCAAGAAAACCCGGGGCAAAACCCGCGTCGTGGGAGCCGACTTCACCCACGAAATGCTGCAGCTCGCACTCACCAAAAACAAAAGCGACGCGCTCACCTTCCTCGAAGCCGACACGCAGCAGCTCCCCTTCAGTGATGACCAGTTTCAGATCGTCTCGGTCGCCTTCGGGCTCCGCAACGTCGCCGATACCCGGCAGGGGCTCAAAGAGATGATCCGCGTCTGTCAGCCCGGCGGTCAGGTCGCGGTCCTCGAATTTTCGATCCCCACCAACCCGCTGTTCCGCGCCTGCTATCAGTTCTATTTCAAACATATTCTGCCCCGCATGGGACAGCTGCTGGCCCGCAATCAGCAGTCCGCCTATAACTATCTGCCCGAATCGGTCTCGGAGTTCCCTTACGGCAAGGCACTCGCCGATCTCATGGATGAGTGCGGCCTGGAAGGAACCCGCTGGTATCCGCTGACTTTTGGTATCGCCACCCTGTATACCGGCGTCAAACCAGCCGCGGCCGCTTCTTAA
- a CDS encoding UbiD family decarboxylase: MNSTRMMNADQLADFVADFEEHGQLVRVSAPVETELEIAAITEQVLKLQQTDHAPALLFDHITGHKVPVLTNLYGSLPRMLQILRSDSLAAVADRIAGLVAPDLPEGWLDSLKIIPQFSQLLNIKPRSVKTASCQQVVKLGRDVNLSEFPLLKNWPDEAHPTITAGQIVTQDPDLKTRFVNARPIQVISDQQLAIRWSQHDAGYQLLQKYQANQQQMPVAVVLGGDPTCLYAAHAPLPSITDPYAFSGFLRNQAIELVRGRSVELEVPAQAEIVMEGFIDTTSDPVEVGPVANPTGYYSSPAEVYPLQLSAVTHRSNPIWPALIPAAPPSEENMFAQVTARLFLPLLKLLVPEIVDVHFPPAGMGRYLLFVSIQKSYPHQARRVVNALWSLERLLSLKMIVVVDSEIDVQDEQLVWSRVCTNVNPGRDLIYSEGPGDDYDHSMPVQGIGHKLGLDATRKSAAEGHPRPWPASLSMPADIQQQVQSRLDELGLA; this comes from the coding sequence ATGAACAGCACCAGAATGATGAATGCGGACCAGCTGGCTGATTTTGTCGCCGACTTCGAAGAACACGGGCAACTCGTCCGCGTCTCTGCTCCCGTCGAGACGGAACTCGAAATCGCCGCGATCACCGAACAGGTCCTCAAATTGCAGCAGACAGACCACGCGCCGGCACTCCTGTTCGATCACATCACCGGTCACAAGGTTCCCGTGCTCACCAATCTGTATGGCAGCCTGCCCCGCATGCTCCAGATTCTCCGCAGTGACAGTCTCGCTGCCGTCGCCGACCGCATCGCCGGTCTCGTCGCTCCGGATCTGCCCGAAGGCTGGCTCGATTCGCTCAAAATCATTCCCCAGTTCTCGCAACTGCTCAATATCAAGCCCCGCAGCGTCAAAACCGCCTCCTGCCAACAGGTTGTCAAACTGGGCCGCGATGTCAATCTGAGTGAATTCCCCCTGCTCAAGAACTGGCCCGACGAAGCACACCCCACAATCACCGCCGGTCAGATCGTCACGCAGGACCCCGATCTCAAGACCCGCTTTGTCAACGCGCGACCCATTCAGGTCATCTCCGATCAGCAGCTCGCCATCCGCTGGAGCCAGCACGACGCCGGCTATCAGCTCCTGCAGAAATACCAGGCCAACCAGCAGCAGATGCCCGTGGCGGTAGTCCTGGGCGGCGATCCGACCTGTCTCTATGCTGCTCATGCACCGCTCCCTTCCATCACCGATCCTTACGCGTTCAGCGGCTTCCTCCGCAACCAGGCAATCGAACTCGTTCGCGGTCGTAGTGTCGAACTCGAAGTCCCCGCCCAGGCGGAAATCGTAATGGAAGGCTTCATCGACACAACCTCAGATCCCGTTGAAGTCGGTCCTGTTGCCAACCCGACCGGTTATTACAGTTCACCAGCCGAAGTCTACCCGCTGCAGTTATCCGCGGTCACGCATCGCTCCAATCCGATCTGGCCGGCGCTGATCCCTGCTGCGCCGCCTTCTGAAGAAAACATGTTCGCCCAGGTCACCGCGCGACTCTTTCTCCCGCTGCTCAAGCTGCTGGTTCCCGAAATTGTCGACGTGCATTTCCCCCCCGCTGGTATGGGGCGCTACCTCCTGTTTGTGAGTATCCAGAAATCTTATCCGCATCAGGCCCGGCGCGTGGTGAATGCATTGTGGAGTCTGGAACGGTTACTATCATTAAAGATGATCGTGGTGGTCGACAGCGAGATTGACGTTCAGGACGAGCAGCTCGTCTGGTCGCGGGTCTGCACCAATGTGAATCCCGGACGGGACCTGATTTATTCCGAAGGGCCCGGCGACGACTACGATCACAGCATGCCGGTGCAGGGGATCGGGCATAAGCTCGGATTGGATGCGACCCGCAAATCCGCAGCGGAAGGGCACCCCCGTCCCTGGCCCGCCTCACTGAGCATGCCTGCGGACATTCAACAACAGGTCCAGAGCCGCCTGGATGAACTCGGCCTGGCCTGA
- a CDS encoding transcriptional regulator: protein MTDDSDSASLPREVIDLGKKIAELPREHQLQLEVSYSRVVESVKRRRRILGLIQEALAQLRLDVKYLMFDLDITKKERDELKARLEET, encoded by the coding sequence ATGACAGACGACTCCGACAGTGCAAGCCTCCCACGCGAAGTCATCGATCTTGGTAAAAAAATTGCCGAGCTGCCTCGCGAGCACCAGTTACAGTTGGAAGTCTCCTATTCCCGCGTGGTTGAATCCGTCAAACGCCGCCGACGCATTCTCGGACTGATTCAGGAAGCCCTTGCCCAACTCCGCCTGGATGTGAAGTATCTCATGTTCGATCTTGATATCACGAAAAAAGAACGTGACGAACTCAAAGCCCGGCTGGAAGAAACCTAA
- a CDS encoding bile acid:sodium symporter family protein — MLQRFLLLWLILLSGVAVFWDDFVPFDFHPFHASQPYLGYLITATMFIIGALLPRDEIQEVFQRWPTVLSGTFVQYTLMPGLAYLICLFFRDQPELQIGIVLVGCVPGAMASNVLTLLARGNVSYSVCLTTSATLLSPLVVPLFLYLAVSGTEIDAKKLAQDSFLQLLTQVFLPVLIGHVLSLKVAAFRRVMQRYGATFANLSILWIIATIISVNATKLQQVFFSLTIALLVINLLGYLGGYLAGAAFELDEAKRRALTLEVGMQNAGLGAVLAGDLFQGRDLIALPPALYMFGCMLTGTILAQIWSRRKPSAVHQGQESEG, encoded by the coding sequence ATGTTACAACGATTTCTGCTTCTCTGGCTGATTCTCCTCTCGGGTGTGGCGGTCTTCTGGGATGATTTCGTCCCCTTTGATTTTCATCCGTTTCACGCTTCTCAGCCTTACCTGGGGTACTTAATCACAGCGACGATGTTCATCATCGGAGCGTTGCTGCCGCGCGACGAAATCCAGGAAGTCTTTCAGCGCTGGCCTACCGTGTTGAGTGGCACATTTGTGCAATACACGCTGATGCCGGGCCTGGCTTATCTGATCTGCCTGTTTTTCAGGGACCAGCCGGAACTGCAGATCGGAATTGTTCTGGTGGGTTGTGTGCCGGGCGCGATGGCTTCCAACGTGCTGACGCTGTTAGCTCGGGGGAATGTGAGTTATTCGGTCTGTCTGACGACTTCGGCGACACTGCTCTCGCCGCTGGTGGTGCCTCTGTTTCTGTACCTGGCGGTCTCTGGAACGGAGATTGACGCTAAGAAACTGGCCCAGGACAGTTTTCTGCAGCTGCTGACCCAAGTGTTTCTGCCGGTGTTGATCGGTCACGTTTTGTCGTTGAAGGTCGCTGCATTTCGACGGGTGATGCAACGGTATGGAGCCACGTTTGCCAATCTGTCGATCCTGTGGATCATCGCCACGATTATCAGTGTGAACGCGACAAAACTGCAGCAGGTCTTTTTCTCGCTGACGATCGCACTGCTGGTGATCAATCTGCTGGGGTACCTGGGAGGTTATCTGGCAGGAGCGGCTTTTGAGCTGGATGAAGCAAAGCGGCGGGCATTGACACTGGAGGTCGGGATGCAGAACGCAGGTCTGGGAGCGGTGCTGGCGGGGGATCTGTTTCAGGGCAGGGATTTGATCGCATTGCCCCCTGCCCTGTACATGTTTGGGTGCATGTTGACAGGAACGATCCTGGCACAGATCTGGTCGAGAAGAAAGCCGTCCGCGGTCCATCAGGGTCAAGAGTCAGAGGGGTGA
- the mutL gene encoding DNA mismatch repair endonuclease MutL, producing the protein MERNAAVQSLSRIHQLDTSVINKIAAGEVIERPASAVKELLDNSIDALATRIEVDIMNGGADLIRVVDNGEGIHPDDLLLAVSSHATSKISSADDLFSVQTMGFRGEALASISEVSRFRIRTRTADQTQGLEFEVNTGTPGKPQPCGCPLGTSIEVRQLFANTPVRRKFLKTTKTEFGHISEQFTRAALAHPRLYMVLRHNNKVIFDLPPSENLIDRLRLFYGKKLADHLIWVESEMEDVRIWGYVSHPSENKSTRKGQYLFLNGRWIQDRTLQHALTEAYRGLLMVGRQPISFLYLDMPASMVDVNVHPTKSEVRFRDSQSLYRQLLSTLRSQFLGMDLQSQMSLTKKGDIPDPIQSTGPTPEQKQTQLELTTWAKEQLKQISDDLPDQKMGGEARMISPPSDLAAPFTAADAIPLSHFQQQREQAGAGEHAAPAPAEPAAPFIPDDIERPADQFAEAATADLRPIQVLNCYIVVEIKGALTIIDQHALHERIMYEYFRKRVLAQSVEAQKLLVPLTIEMSAKETALILDHAEMLASFGLGIEEFGGNTLLVTSYPVMLKKANLEQLIRDIADNLDNAKQPSRRDLLDELITMMSCKAAIKAGQRLTQEEILSLLEQRHLIDDAHHCPHGRPSALVLSHAELDRQFGRMG; encoded by the coding sequence ATGGAACGGAACGCCGCCGTGCAATCGCTTTCCCGCATTCACCAACTCGATACCAGCGTGATTAATAAAATCGCTGCCGGGGAAGTCATCGAGCGGCCGGCCAGCGCGGTCAAAGAACTGCTCGACAACAGCATCGACGCCCTGGCGACCCGCATCGAAGTCGACATTATGAACGGCGGAGCCGATCTGATCCGCGTCGTCGATAACGGCGAAGGCATCCACCCCGATGACCTGCTGCTCGCTGTCTCCAGCCACGCTACCAGCAAAATATCGAGCGCCGACGATCTCTTCAGCGTGCAGACCATGGGGTTCCGGGGCGAAGCCCTCGCCTCGATTTCCGAAGTCAGCCGCTTCCGCATCCGTACCCGCACCGCCGACCAGACCCAGGGACTCGAATTCGAAGTCAACACCGGCACTCCCGGAAAACCGCAACCCTGTGGCTGCCCGCTGGGCACCTCCATCGAAGTCCGGCAGCTCTTCGCCAACACACCGGTCCGTCGCAAGTTCCTCAAAACCACCAAGACCGAATTCGGTCACATCAGTGAACAGTTCACCCGGGCCGCCCTTGCGCATCCCCGGCTCTACATGGTGCTCCGGCACAACAACAAGGTCATCTTCGATCTGCCCCCGTCCGAGAACCTCATCGATCGCCTCCGCCTGTTTTACGGCAAGAAACTGGCCGACCACCTGATCTGGGTCGAATCGGAAATGGAAGACGTCCGCATCTGGGGCTATGTCTCGCATCCCAGCGAAAACAAATCGACCCGCAAAGGGCAGTACCTGTTCCTTAACGGGCGCTGGATCCAGGACCGCACCCTGCAGCACGCGCTGACCGAAGCCTATCGCGGCCTGCTGATGGTCGGTCGCCAGCCGATCTCGTTCCTCTACCTCGACATGCCCGCCTCCATGGTCGACGTCAACGTGCATCCCACGAAATCCGAAGTCCGCTTCCGCGACAGCCAGTCGCTCTACCGACAACTGCTCTCCACACTCCGCAGCCAGTTTCTCGGCATGGACCTCCAGTCGCAGATGTCGCTGACGAAGAAGGGGGACATTCCCGATCCGATTCAGTCGACCGGTCCCACACCCGAACAGAAACAGACGCAGCTGGAGCTCACCACCTGGGCCAAAGAGCAGCTCAAACAGATCTCGGACGATCTTCCAGATCAGAAAATGGGCGGCGAGGCCCGCATGATTTCGCCTCCCTCCGATCTGGCGGCCCCCTTTACCGCAGCCGATGCGATCCCCCTTTCGCACTTCCAGCAGCAGCGGGAACAGGCAGGAGCAGGGGAGCACGCCGCTCCCGCACCGGCAGAACCCGCGGCCCCGTTTATTCCCGATGATATCGAGCGGCCCGCAGATCAATTCGCCGAAGCCGCTACCGCGGACCTCAGACCGATTCAGGTCCTCAACTGCTACATCGTCGTCGAAATCAAAGGTGCGCTGACCATCATCGATCAGCACGCACTGCACGAGCGGATCATGTACGAGTACTTCCGCAAACGCGTCCTCGCCCAGTCGGTCGAAGCACAAAAGCTGCTCGTCCCCTTGACCATCGAAATGAGCGCCAAAGAAACCGCCCTCATCCTCGATCATGCCGAGATGCTCGCCAGCTTCGGGCTTGGCATCGAAGAGTTCGGCGGCAACACGCTGCTGGTCACCAGTTATCCCGTGATGCTGAAAAAGGCGAACCTCGAACAGCTCATCCGCGACATCGCCGACAACCTGGACAACGCGAAGCAACCCTCCCGCCGAGACCTGCTGGATGAACTGATCACCATGATGTCCTGTAAAGCCGCCATCAAAGCGGGGCAGCGACTGACGCAGGAAGAAATATTGAGCCTGCTCGAACAGCGGCACCTGATCGATGACGCCCACCACTGTCCCCACGGTCGTCCCTCCGCACTGGTGCTCAGCCACGCCGAACTCGATCGCCAGTTCGGACGCATGGGCTGA
- the fbaA gene encoding class II fructose-bisphosphate aldolase, with product MPIATPAQYAAMLDAAQEGSYAYPAMNVTSLPTINGALKAFADKKSDGIIQVSTGGGQFASGLDQKDAVLGAIILAEATHRLAEKYDVLIALHTDHCQPGKVDSFLKPLIAETARRREAGLPNLFQSHMLDASELPLKENLELSVELLKLCAANEIILEVEAGVVGGEEDGVDHSDQPADKLYTTPEDMVAVYEALNGLGRYMFAATFGNVHGSYKPGAVKLRPEILKAGQEAVMAKYGKEAEFDLVFHGGSGTPEEQLRETLDYGVVKMNIDTDTQYAFTRPVVDHIMKNYDGVLKIDGEVGNKKTYDPRSYLKSAEMGVVQRMGEACDDLYSTGKTIFGKV from the coding sequence ATGCCGATTGCCACCCCAGCTCAATACGCAGCGATGCTGGATGCCGCTCAAGAGGGTAGCTATGCCTATCCCGCGATGAATGTGACCTCGCTGCCCACCATCAACGGAGCCCTCAAAGCATTTGCTGATAAAAAATCAGACGGAATTATTCAGGTCTCCACCGGTGGCGGTCAGTTCGCTTCCGGTCTGGATCAGAAGGACGCGGTTCTGGGTGCAATCATTCTGGCCGAAGCCACCCATCGCCTGGCAGAAAAATACGATGTGCTGATTGCGCTGCACACCGACCACTGTCAGCCCGGCAAAGTCGATTCCTTCCTGAAGCCGCTGATTGCAGAAACCGCACGTCGCCGGGAAGCAGGCCTGCCGAACCTGTTCCAGTCTCACATGCTGGACGCTTCGGAACTGCCTTTGAAAGAAAACCTGGAACTGTCGGTCGAACTGCTGAAGCTGTGTGCCGCGAATGAAATCATTCTGGAAGTGGAAGCGGGTGTTGTCGGTGGTGAAGAAGACGGCGTGGATCACTCTGATCAGCCGGCCGACAAACTCTATACGACTCCCGAAGACATGGTTGCTGTATACGAAGCCCTCAACGGTCTGGGACGTTACATGTTTGCCGCGACCTTTGGAAACGTGCACGGCAGCTACAAACCGGGTGCCGTCAAACTGCGTCCGGAAATTCTGAAAGCCGGCCAGGAAGCGGTCATGGCGAAATACGGTAAAGAAGCCGAATTCGACCTGGTCTTCCACGGCGGTTCAGGAACTCCTGAAGAACAGCTGCGGGAAACACTGGATTACGGTGTGGTAAAGATGAATATCGACACCGACACCCAGTATGCCTTCACCCGTCCTGTCGTAGATCACATCATGAAAAACTACGATGGCGTGCTGAAGATCGATGGTGAAGTCGGAAACAAGAAGACCTACGATCCACGGAGCTACCTCAAATCTGCCGAGATGGGCGTTGTCCAGCGTATGGGCGAAGCCTGCGACGATCTGTACTCCACCGGCAAAACGATCTTCGGCAAGGTTTAA
- a CDS encoding UbiX family flavin prenyltransferase, which produces MSNNVVVAVTGASGAIYAVRLVEVLMAAGRTVHLTISAAAAHVLKHELGLKIDLENFDPKQLLPDPDNQPSDSVLSKLKPASSESFALSSVLGEAEFQHGDLIYHHYQDFSAGIASGSFLTEGMVICPCSMGTLGSIAAGSGSNLIHRAADVHLKERRKLIIVARETPLGLIPLENMVRLTQAGATIMPAAPGFYHNPVTIHDLVDFISGRICDHLEIRHDIHQRWGK; this is translated from the coding sequence ATGTCCAACAATGTCGTAGTCGCAGTCACCGGCGCCAGTGGCGCCATCTATGCCGTCCGCCTCGTCGAAGTCCTGATGGCCGCCGGCCGCACCGTGCACCTCACGATCAGCGCCGCTGCCGCACACGTCCTCAAGCACGAGCTCGGACTGAAAATCGATCTGGAAAACTTCGACCCCAAACAACTGCTCCCCGATCCCGACAATCAGCCCAGCGACAGCGTACTCAGTAAACTGAAACCCGCGAGCAGCGAAAGCTTCGCCCTCAGTTCCGTGCTCGGCGAAGCAGAGTTCCAGCACGGAGATCTGATCTACCATCATTACCAGGATTTTTCCGCGGGCATCGCCAGTGGATCCTTTCTGACCGAAGGCATGGTGATCTGCCCCTGTTCGATGGGCACGCTGGGCAGCATCGCCGCCGGTTCCGGCAGCAACCTGATTCATCGCGCCGCGGACGTGCACCTCAAGGAACGCCGCAAGCTGATCATCGTGGCCCGCGAAACACCGCTGGGACTGATCCCGCTGGAAAACATGGTCCGCCTCACCCAGGCAGGGGCCACGATCATGCCCGCTGCACCCGGTTTTTATCATAACCCGGTCACCATCCACGATCTGGTCGATTTCATCTCGGGACGCATCTGCGATCACCTCGAAATCAGACACGACATCCACCAGCGCTGGGGAAAATAA
- a CDS encoding metal-dependent hydrolase family protein, producing MKIATHKTVIKNGQVVDGTGAPPIADGAVLIEEGRITFVGKQSDLPPLTEGTEQIDACGGTIMPGLVEAHFHPTYFNVAKLEDLDIKYPVEYVTILASCNAKLALECGYTAARSGGSLFNIDVWMKKAIENDLIPGPRMAASGREICGAGGLMDWNPDFRKIGMEGLILLINGADEARSAVRKLVKDGVEWVKTYPTGDAADANANDHHTLCMTYDEMHAVVQTAHNHNLKVTGHCRATAGIKNALLANYDAIEHGTFMDDETLDLLLERDVPVVPALYFEQASIEFGPEYGMPQDVIDGHQETLDGGAESARRILEAGGRLGMGGDYGFAWNPHGDYAKELEFFVKFVGLKPLDVLKCATQTGAEILGREDEFGTLATGKLADVLVVDGDVVADISILQDRKRIIAVMQGGITKAGRIMAPAHANS from the coding sequence ATGAAGATCGCGACGCACAAAACGGTAATCAAGAATGGCCAGGTGGTTGACGGCACCGGCGCGCCCCCCATCGCCGACGGCGCCGTGCTGATCGAAGAGGGGCGGATCACGTTTGTCGGCAAACAGTCTGATTTGCCACCACTGACTGAAGGTACCGAACAGATAGATGCCTGTGGCGGAACCATCATGCCGGGCCTGGTGGAAGCACATTTTCACCCCACTTATTTCAATGTCGCCAAACTGGAAGATCTCGATATCAAGTATCCCGTCGAGTACGTGACCATCCTTGCCTCCTGTAATGCGAAGCTCGCGCTGGAATGCGGTTACACGGCGGCCCGCAGCGGGGGCAGCCTGTTTAATATCGATGTCTGGATGAAAAAAGCGATCGAGAACGACCTCATTCCCGGTCCCAGAATGGCAGCCAGCGGACGCGAAATCTGTGGTGCCGGCGGCTTGATGGACTGGAATCCCGACTTCCGCAAAATTGGTATGGAAGGCCTGATTCTACTGATTAATGGGGCGGATGAAGCACGTTCCGCCGTGCGCAAGCTGGTCAAAGATGGTGTTGAATGGGTCAAGACCTATCCCACCGGCGATGCTGCCGACGCCAACGCGAACGACCATCACACGCTCTGTATGACATACGACGAAATGCATGCCGTGGTCCAGACCGCACACAACCACAATCTGAAAGTCACCGGCCACTGTCGGGCTACCGCAGGGATCAAAAATGCCCTGCTGGCCAACTACGATGCCATCGAGCACGGCACCTTCATGGATGACGAAACACTCGATCTGCTCCTGGAACGCGACGTGCCTGTTGTGCCGGCATTGTATTTTGAACAGGCCAGCATTGAGTTTGGACCCGAGTACGGCATGCCACAGGATGTGATTGACGGTCACCAGGAAACGCTGGATGGCGGTGCCGAAAGTGCCCGTCGCATTCTGGAAGCAGGCGGAAGGCTCGGAATGGGCGGCGATTACGGTTTCGCCTGGAACCCGCATGGCGACTACGCGAAAGAGCTGGAATTCTTTGTCAAGTTTGTCGGTCTGAAACCACTCGATGTGCTGAAGTGCGCCACGCAAACCGGCGCAGAAATTCTGGGCCGGGAAGATGAATTCGGTACGCTGGCCACGGGCAAATTAGCGGATGTGCTGGTCGTGGACGGGGATGTGGTCGCGGACATTTCTATTTTGCAGGATCGCAAGCGGATCATCGCCGTCATGCAGGGAGGCATCACCAAAGCCGGACGAATCATGGCACCTGCTCACGCAAACAGTTGA